In Rutidosis leptorrhynchoides isolate AG116_Rl617_1_P2 chromosome 2, CSIRO_AGI_Rlap_v1, whole genome shotgun sequence, one genomic interval encodes:
- the LOC139890775 gene encoding bidirectional sugar transporter SWEET17-like: MDNLYFYVGIIGNIISVLMFLSPVKTFWRIVQKKSTEEFECLPYICTLLNSSLWTYYGITKPGSYLVATVNGFGILVEIVYISLFLIYAPPTTRAKTAKLAGILDVFVFAVAVLVTQFGMEGDMRIDVVGFMGAALNIIMYASPLTVMKLVVTTKSVEYMPFLLSLFLFLNGGVWTLYAFLVDDWFLGVPNGTGFVLGFAQLVIYLIYRKSKPFKTISDGLQHEHLLPSSTSNGIESV; the protein is encoded by the exons ATGGATAACTTGTATTTTTATGTAGGAATCATCG GTAATATTATATCAGTCTTGATGTTTCTTTCCCCGGT GAAAACATTTTGGAGAATAGTGCAGAAAAAATCAACAGAAGAGTTTGAGTGTCTTCCATATATTTGCACATTGTTGAATTCAAGTCTATGGACTTATTATGGAATTACAAAACCAGGGAGTTATCTGGTAGCAACTGTTAATGGCTTTGGGATTCTTGTAGAAATTGTATACATTTCTTTGTTCCTCATTTATGCACCTCCAACAACAAGA GCAAAAACTGCAAAACTTGCTGGGATTTTGGATGTGTTTGTATTTGCGGTTGCAGTTTTAGTGACACAATTTGGGATGGAAGGAGACATGAGAATTGATGTTGTTGGTTTTATGGGTGCGGCCCttaatattatcatgtatgcatCCCCTCTTACCGTTATG AAATTAGTGGTGACAACTAAAAGCGTAGAATACATGCCATTTCTACTTTCTCTCTTTCTTTTTCTCAACGGTGGAGTTTGGACTCTTTACGCTTTTCTTGTTGATGATTGGTTCCTTGGG GTACCAAATGGAACAGGATTTGTGTTGGGGTTCGCACAGCTTGTAATTTATTTGATTTACAGGAAATCTAAACCGTTTAAAACAATCTCCGATGGATTGCAGCACGAGCACCTTCTCCCATCTTCCACGTCGAACGGCATAGAGTCTGTGTAA